A portion of the Desulfobacterales bacterium genome contains these proteins:
- a CDS encoding 1-deoxy-D-xylulose-5-phosphate synthase, with amino-acid sequence MKILKYINDPLDLKKFKISELGILADEIRELIVDVVSKNGGHLSSNLGVVELSIAIHYVFNSPNDKVIWDVGHQSYAHKILTGRKDQIHTLRQHGGISGFTKIKESTHDAFSTGHSGTSISAGLGILCAKSLKNDDGKVISIIGDGSLTSGLAYEALNQTGHLRKKLIVILNDNEMSISKNVGALSSLLSRAFATKYMQELKDEIGDFLKSVPKIGLDIYQLAKRSKECFKMFITPGMLFEAFNLRYYGPIDGHRIDLLIEMLNNVKENDKPVLLHVITTKGKGYSPAENNPVYFHGVGSFEIETGTSLKKRSVPTYTDIFGQTIVELAKKDKKIIAVTAAMPEGTGLSKFSKIYPERFFDVGIAEEHGVTFAAGMALEGFKPVVAIYSTFLQRAYDQILHDVCLESIHVFFAIDRGGLVGDDGPTHHGVFDLSYLRSLPNMVIMAPKDENEFKKMILTGISHNGPIALRYPRGSGIGVQIDENVNPVEIGKGEILREGNDVLIFAIGSSVNEALKAYDILAKENIFATVVNARFVKPLDRELICSLVKKIPNIITVEENVLQGGFGSAVLECLNDELLTDYRLKRIGIPDIFIEHGSQSLLRSIYGLDSQGIVETIKNFSFNLLQCNG; translated from the coding sequence ATGAAAATATTAAAATACATTAATGATCCATTGGATTTAAAAAAATTTAAAATATCAGAACTTGGAATTTTAGCCGATGAAATACGTGAGCTTATAGTGGATGTTGTTTCTAAGAATGGAGGGCATCTTTCTTCAAATCTTGGAGTAGTTGAACTGTCTATTGCTATTCATTATGTCTTTAATTCCCCTAATGATAAGGTTATATGGGATGTAGGTCACCAATCGTATGCCCATAAAATACTGACAGGAAGAAAAGATCAAATTCATACGTTACGTCAACATGGAGGCATAAGTGGTTTTACCAAAATTAAAGAAAGTACGCATGATGCATTTTCGACTGGCCATAGTGGAACATCAATCTCCGCTGGTCTTGGAATTTTATGTGCAAAATCTTTAAAAAATGATGATGGCAAGGTTATTTCTATTATAGGTGATGGATCCTTAACTTCTGGTCTTGCCTATGAAGCCCTTAATCAAACAGGACATCTTAGAAAGAAATTAATTGTGATTTTAAATGATAATGAAATGTCAATTTCGAAAAATGTCGGAGCTTTATCTTCCCTTCTTAGCAGAGCATTCGCTACAAAATATATGCAGGAGTTAAAAGATGAGATAGGCGATTTTTTAAAATCAGTTCCTAAAATAGGTTTAGATATATATCAATTAGCAAAACGCTCGAAAGAATGTTTTAAAATGTTTATAACTCCTGGAATGTTGTTCGAAGCTTTTAACTTAAGATATTACGGACCTATAGACGGACATAGGATAGACCTTCTTATTGAAATGTTAAATAACGTTAAGGAAAATGATAAACCCGTTCTTCTTCACGTAATAACAACAAAGGGAAAAGGATATTCCCCTGCCGAAAATAACCCTGTTTATTTTCATGGAGTAGGATCTTTTGAAATTGAAACAGGAACTTCCTTAAAAAAAAGATCTGTCCCTACATATACTGATATATTTGGCCAAACGATAGTTGAACTTGCAAAAAAAGATAAAAAAATAATTGCGGTTACAGCGGCTATGCCTGAAGGAACTGGTCTTTCAAAATTTTCAAAAATTTATCCTGAACGTTTTTTTGATGTAGGTATCGCCGAAGAACATGGAGTTACTTTTGCCGCGGGTATGGCTTTAGAAGGTTTTAAGCCAGTAGTGGCTATCTATTCAACTTTTCTTCAAAGAGCTTATGATCAGATACTTCACGATGTATGTCTTGAATCCATACATGTTTTTTTTGCGATTGATAGAGGAGGACTTGTAGGCGATGACGGACCGACTCACCACGGAGTTTTTGATTTATCCTATCTTAGAAGTCTTCCAAACATGGTTATAATGGCCCCAAAAGATGAAAATGAATTTAAAAAAATGATATTAACCGGTATTTCACATAATGGCCCAATTGCACTCCGTTATCCTCGCGGAAGCGGAATCGGCGTTCAAATTGATGAAAATGTAAACCCTGTTGAAATCGGAAAAGGCGAAATATTAAGAGAAGGCAATGACGTATTGATTTTTGCTATAGGTAGTTCGGTTAACGAGGCTTTAAAAGCTTATGATATCCTTGCAAAAGAAAATATATTTGCAACTGTGGTAAACGCAAGGTTTGTCAAGCCTTTAGATAGAGAGCTTATTTGTTCTTTAGTGAAAAAAATTCCAAATATAATAACCGTTGAAGAAAATGTACTTCAAGGTGGGTTCGGAAGTGCTGTCCTTGAATGTTTAAATGATGAGTTATTAACTGATTATAGGTTAAAGAGAATAGGAATCCCCGATATTTTTATTGAACATGGCTCCCAAAGCTTATTGAGATCTATTTATGGATTAGATTCACAAGGTATTGTTGAAACTATTAAAAATTTCTCATTTAATCTACTACAATGTAATGGATAA
- a CDS encoding polyprenyl synthetase family protein, with product MFNLKEYLNQKRKNIDAALNSIFENKLPKARRVINAMHYSLMAGGKRLRPILCIASAEALKRKDEDVMNAACALELIHTYSLIHDDLPAFDDDELRRGMPTCHIKFDEATAILAGDGLLTLAFEVISPKHLSNPQNALLWIEVINVIANAAGCIGMIEGQMRDSFYEGTKIDLNSLKELHFLKTGALIQASVCSGAILAEASLDEMNQLKIYAQNIGLAFQVQDDILNVEGDPKIMGKSVGTDNLRDKNTYPSIMGISESKLFAKELINEALKAIEIFDDSAEPLRRIASYIIERNV from the coding sequence ATGTTTAATTTAAAAGAATATCTTAATCAAAAAAGAAAAAATATTGATGCTGCATTAAACAGCATTTTTGAAAACAAACTTCCTAAGGCAAGAAGAGTAATAAATGCTATGCATTATTCATTAATGGCGGGGGGCAAGCGTTTAAGGCCTATCCTTTGTATAGCATCCGCTGAGGCTCTTAAGCGAAAAGATGAAGATGTAATGAATGCTGCGTGTGCTCTTGAATTAATTCATACTTATTCTTTAATTCATGACGATCTTCCAGCATTTGATGATGATGAATTAAGACGAGGTATGCCGACTTGCCATATAAAATTTGATGAAGCAACGGCTATTCTAGCAGGAGATGGATTGCTTACTCTTGCTTTTGAAGTAATTTCACCAAAACATTTATCAAATCCACAAAATGCATTATTATGGATAGAAGTAATTAATGTTATAGCAAATGCCGCTGGATGTATTGGAATGATTGAAGGACAAATGCGGGATTCTTTCTATGAAGGAACAAAAATAGACTTAAACAGCTTAAAAGAACTTCATTTTCTAAAAACAGGTGCCCTTATTCAAGCTTCAGTATGTTCTGGAGCTATTCTTGCCGAAGCATCTTTAGATGAGATGAATCAGCTAAAAATTTATGCTCAAAATATAGGTCTTGCTTTTCAGGTACAAGATGACATTTTAAATGTAGAAGGCGACCCTAAAATTATGGGGAAATCTGTAGGTACTGATAATTTGAGAGATAAAAATACATATCCTTCTATTATGGGCATTTCTGAATCAAAATTATTTGCAAAAGAACTTATAAATGAAGCATTAAAAGCCATTGAAATATTCGATGATTCGGCAGAACCATTAAGACGAATTGCAAGTTATATTATTGAAAGAAATGTGTAA
- the xseB gene encoding exodeoxyribonuclease VII small subunit → MKQINFEKALEQLEKIVLELESGDIALETALKKFEEGVELSKFCSKKLDETEKKITVLLKDQNGNVSEKPFLE, encoded by the coding sequence ATGAAACAGATTAATTTTGAAAAGGCATTGGAACAGCTTGAAAAAATAGTATTAGAGCTTGAATCAGGAGATATAGCATTAGAAACAGCTTTAAAAAAATTTGAAGAAGGTGTCGAGCTTTCAAAATTTTGTTCAAAAAAATTAGATGAAACTGAAAAAAAAATTACTGTACTTCTTAAAGACCAAAATGGAAACGTATCTGAAAAACCTTTTTTAGAGTAA